The nucleotide sequence ATTGCCTTATTTTCCGGCCCATATCGATTCACCGGAGCGAGTTTGATTCCAGCTTCATATGAGGAGGGGAGGACATGGGAAAATACAATATCCCTGTAGAGGCAACATTGGAGGTTATTGGAGGAAAATGGAAAGTGGTGATCCTTTGCTTGTTGGCAAAAGGAACAAAGCGGACAAGCGAATTGAAACGCGCAATGCCTGCCATCACGCAAAAAATGTTAACGCAGCAACTGCGAGAATTGGAAGCGGACAACATTATCACCCGCAATGTTTTTCAGCAGGTTCCCCCACGTGTTGAGTATGACTTGACTGAGTACGGCAAGACACTGTCGAAGGTCCTGGATGTCATGTGTGAATGGGGAGAGAGTCACATCGAAAACCAATTGCAAAAAATAGTCGAATAAAAAGGGGAAGTTCGATGAGAGGAATTGGCATCAAGCAATACGGCGGCATCCAACAGTTAGCAGAAATTGAACTGCCAACAAAACCAATCGGGCCAGACGATTTGCTCATATCGATCAAAGCGAGCGGGGTAAATCCCGTTGATTGGAAGGTGCGGGAAGGACTGCTGCAAGCAGATTTTCCTTTTGAACTACCACTGATTTTAGGGTGGGATGCCGCGGGCACGGTAACGGCTGTCGGTACGAATGTGCAGGATTTTCAAATCGGGGATGATGTCTTCTTCCGTCCAGAGCTGGATAGAGAAGGGACATACGCAGATGAAATTGTCGTTCCGGCGAATATCGTAGCCCCGATACCACGTGGTTTGTCTTATGCGGAAGCAGCTTCACTTCCATTGGTCGGACTAACGGTTTGGCAGGCATTGGTGGAGGTAGGGAAGGTACAAGCGGAAGAAAAAGTCCTGGTGTTGGGGGGAAGCGGCGGGATTGGTTCCATGGCAATCCAGCTAGCAAAAGCGCTAGGTGCCTACGTGGCGACGACAACCAGCTCCAAAAACAGCGATTATGTCCGTGAGCTGGGAGCAGATGAAGTCATCGTGTATGATCAGGGACCACTTCACACCTCTACACAATTTACATTCATGCTGGACACGCTGGGTGGAGAAGCATACGGAGAAGCTTTAACATTTATGAAGCGGCAAGGAAGAGTAGCAACCATTATCGGCGAGCGTGATGCCAAGAAACCTTCGTTCGCTGATGCAGTTGAGAAAGAACGAGAGCTGGATGTTACTTTTGTGTTTACGCGTCCAGATGGGGTAAACATGAATCATATCCGTGAGCTGGTGGAAGCCAAACATGTAAAGCCTTCTTTGATGAAGATATATCCATTGACCATTCAAGGCGTTCGAGACGCGCATCTCTTTAGTCAAACGGGTAGAGTACGTGGCAAGATTGTGCTCGTCCATTCATGAGTGGGAGACGAGCACGAGTAAATAGCGCGAATGTAACAGCGGCGGGCTAGGATTGGATTTTTCAACCGAACCCGCTGCTGTTTTCATGAAAAAGCCAGCGTGACTGTGTAGATCGCCTTCGCTGGTAACCGCCAGCTTCACCTCTTCCGAATCACGGCCCCCTGCAAGACAAAGGTAATTCCTAAGATTCCTGAGATAGCAAGCAGGCGAATGAAACCGTTGGAGACAAACAGATTGACACAGATCAGCCCAATAATGATCAGAACAAGCAAGATCACCGTTTTTCCCGACATGTACGTGTTCCCCTTTCCTCAGACAAAATGAGTGGTCTCGTCAAATCGGTGTATGCGGGTAGTTCCAAGGCGTATGTAATTTGACTTTTTGGTTGTCAGAATCTTCTGTTCATCCTATGGATACGTACTATTGTAACGAATACGATCGTGCAAGAAAAGGCGGGATAACGTGAAAAAACTCCCTTCTGTCATCGCCAGGTGCTCACCTGCACGCTTGAGAGGGAGTTTTTGCTTGTAATCGTGCTACACTCATTACTTTGTCGCTAGCTGACGCTCCGTGCTCTGCTGCTTCATCGGCTGTCCGGCCAATTGTGATCGCTTGGATCGAATCATGATGGCAGTAATCAACAGTGCAATGCCATTTATGATAAATACGAAGCGAATGGGGATGAGTCCCCCGAGAAAGCCGCCAATGATTGGCCCCATCATCGTCGCGAGCTGCGTCGAAGATTGGTTCAGGCTAAACGCTCTGCCGCGAAATTCTGGTTCCGAGACTTTTACAATCATGGCGTTGATCGACGGATAAACAGCGGCAAAAAACAGTCCGTACGCGAATCGCAAAATGCCAAATCCATACAGATTAGTGAAGAAAAATTGCAGTAAATTTCCGATCGCCCCACCCATTAAGCCGATGAACAAGATTTTGGAATAGCCGACCTTTGTCCCAAGCTTTCCCCATTGTGGAGCAGCGATGACCGTCGCGATTCCGACTGCCGCAAAAATGATGCCGGAGCTGAGAGAAGCGTCTTGCTGCGAAGCGCCCAATTGCATGACGTACACGGTTAATAAAGGTTCAAGAAGCATAACGGAAATCGTGACCATCAGGCTCATACCCAGTATGGACATCAATGGGCGATTTGCTAGTGCAGCACGCAAATCTTCTCGTACACTCGAGCGGCTGCCGGAGCGGTTCAAGTTCGTTTCCTTCACGAAGAAAGTAGCGATCAGCGCTGCTACAAGCACAACAAATCCTGAAAAAATGAAAGCTTCCGCGTTTCCCCATACATGACTGACGACGCCGCCAACCAACGGACCGATAATTCCTCCGGTTGCACCCGAAGTCGCCATAATCCCCAGTGCGTACCCGACGTTTTTTTCTGGTGTATTCGTCGCTACCAACGCAATGGCGGCAGGTACGTAGCCGGCTAGCAGGCCCTGGAAGATCCGTAACACAAGAAACAAATAAGGGTCCGTAATCAAATACGTCAAAAAGTACAGCAAAGCGAGGCTAAATCCAGAGCGAATCAACATAGGCTTTCGTCCATATTTGTCCGCAAGAGAGCCCCAAAATGGCGAGATGAGTGCACTTGCTAAAAACGTGATGCCAAACGAAATGCCAGACCAAGCTTCCAGATGCTCATTGACCCCCAGTGAAGTATGGAGGAAGATGGGCAGGAATGGGATGGAGATGGAGTAGGCGGTACTACAGAAAAATACCCCTATCCATAACACGATCAAATTACGTTTCCATGAAAATTCCATCTTTCTGTCACAACCTTTGCAGTTAAAAAGCAGGAATATTGTTATTGATCATTCTAGCACTGCAATTTACTGCTGACCAATTCGGAAATATGATCGGACTATTGCAAAAAAGAAATAAGAGGAAACCTTGACTTCATTCAGACAAAAGAAAATCCCCTAACGACAAGAGATGTCAGCTCTTGTATCCGTTAGGGGATTTCCATGTAAACGGCAGGTTAATGTCCGGCAGGCGTGCTTATCCCCACTCGATCAATCAATCGCTTGCTTTCCTCATTAAGTCCAGTGATGACGACGAATTTGTCCAACTGTCTGTATTTCTCTACGACCTTTGAAATAGCTGTTACGGCTGACAAATCCCAGACGTGGGAACGAGAAAAGTCAATGATAATCTGCTGGGGATCATCCTGAAAGGAAAAGAGGTCGACGAAGTGCGTCATGGTACCAAAGAACAACTGACCCGAGACGGCGTACACTTTTTCACCAGTATCGCTCACGTAGGAGGTGGCATGCAAGCGAGCCATCCTCCAGCCAAAAATGACGGCACTCAGGATCACTCCAGAAATGACCCCTTTAGCCAAATCGTGCGTAGCGACGACGATGATCACTGTCGTAATCATGACAACGGCATCCCCAACAGGAATTTTCCGCAGGTCCCGTATGGACTGCCAGTTAAACGTCCCGATCGATACCATGACCATGACACCTACGAGGGCAGCCATCGGGATTTGTTTGACGACATCTCCAAGGACCAGGATCAGGAACAAGAGAAAAACCCCTGCAACCAAGGTGGACAGACGGCCACGCCCACCTGATTTCACATTGATAACGGACTGTCCGATCATGGCACAACCAGCCATTCCGCCAAAGAATCCGGTGATGATGTTGGCGATCCCTTGGCCTTTCACTTCTGTATTTTTGTTACTGCGGGTATCTGTCATCTCATCAAGAATGGCAGCAGTCATCAATGATTCCAGAATCCCGACCAATGCAAGTGGAAAGGAGTAGGGCAGTATGATCATGAGTGTTTCCCAGTTCAACGGGACACTAGGAAAGTGGAAGATTGGTAATTGACGTGTGATTTCGCCCATGTCTCCAACGGTCCGCAAATCAAGACCTGCCCAAATGGAAATGACCGTCATGACGATGATTGCTACAAGAGCAGAAGGGACAGCTTTGGTGAGACGCGGTAACAAATATATGATCGCGAGCGTTCCAGCCAGCATGACGTACATAACCCAGGACGCCCCAATGAAATGGGGAAGCTGAGCCATAAAGATGAGAATAGCCAACGCATTGACAAAACCAAGCACAACGGTATGAGGGACAAAGGTCATCAGCCTGCCGATTTTACAGGCCCCCAGTACCAGTTGCAAAATACCAGTCAGAACAGTCGCGGCGAATAAATACTCGATGCCGTGCTCTTTGACCAGAGTGATCATTAATAGCGCCATAGCACCTGTAGCTGCGGAAATCATGCCCGGTCTTCCTCCGACAAACGCAATAATAACTGCGATGCAAAAGGAAGCGTACAACCCAACCATTGGATCGACACCGGCAATAATAGAAAAAGCGATGGCTTCCGGAATCAGGGCAAGTGCAACTGTAATACCTGCAAGTACGTCCGCACGTACATTAGAAAACCATTCCATTTTTAGTTGTTGAAGGTTCAAAAATGTTCCTCTTTTCTGTATCGTATCGTGACTTTCCCCTTTCAGAAAAGTCGGGGCCGTTTTTCACAGTTTTTCATTATAGTAAAAAGGAGTCCTCTTCGCCATCTTTTTTTAGGAAATGGTAAAAGGCACAAAGATACGACTTTCCGACCAAAAGTGCAAGGGGGAATTGAGTGGGACAGTGAAACAAGTTAAGATGAAAATAAGTCTGAAATTTCTAAAAATAATAAACGCGATTAAACTTTTATGATGAAGGGTGGATACGACGATGCCTAAGGATTGGAAGGATGCAAAGCAAGGACAAGAGAAGGATGAAGAATTGCTAGTGAAACCGTCCGTAACCAGGCGGAAATTCCTCCAAAAAACAGCCATGCTAGGATTGGCTGCAGCCGTACCTGCTTCTCTCCTGACGCTTGGAACTGCTATTGGACAGGAGACAACTGGAGAAGAAGGAAGCTCGTCAAAGAACGGCTCACCCCGAATACCAAAGCTCGCAAGTGGTACGATCGTCGATGTTCCTGGCGTCAAAGTCGGACAAGTCCAAAATGAGGAAGCCTTGACTGGCTGTACAGTGATTGTGTTGGAAAAAGGATCAGCATGCGGGGTAGATGTACGAGGTTCAGCACCTGGGACGCGAGAAACGGATTTGTTGAATCCGATCAATTCTGTCCAGGAGGTCAATGCTGTCGTTTTAACAGGGGGCAGTGCCTACGGATTGGATGCAGCAAGCGGTGTCATGCGTTATATGGAAGAACAGGGCCAAGGCTACAATGTCGGGGTGGGCGTCGTCCCCATCATTCCAGCAGCGGTTATTTTTGATTTATCGATTGGCAGTGCCAAAATTCGTCCGGATCAACAGATGGGCTATGAGGCAGCACGTCTTGCCAGCAAACAGCCAGTCCAGCAAGGAAATGTCGGGGCAGGCACAGGTGCGACAGTTGGAAAAATGGCTGGGATGAAGCGAGCAATGAAGGGTGGGCTTGGAACAGCTTCTCGCCGTCTGCCAAATGGTCTTGTCGTAGGTGCAATCGTAGCGGTGAACGCCGTCGGAGAAGTGCGGTTACCCTCCACAGGAGAAATTTTGGCAGGAGCGAGGGGAGAGGATAGCAATATACGCGATAGCCTGTCCTGGATGATTGATGCGGCAACTCCCCCAGTTCCGGCAGGGACGAACACTACCATCGCAGTGGTTGCGAGCAACGCGAATTTGAATAAAGTACAAGCGAATAAAGTCGCGCAAATGGCGCATAATGGACTCGCAAAAACGATTCATCCGGTTCACACGATGAGTGATGGAGATACGATTTTTGCTATTGCCACAGGGGGCGTGGATGCTTCAGTCAATCTCGTCGGAACGCTGAGTGTAGAAGTGCTGGCGGAAGCGGTCGTCAATGCGATCCTTTCTGCCAAAGGAGCGGGTGGGGTGCCTGCTTATCAAGATTTACGCTGAGGGAAATACTGGTTCGAGCCTCTCATTCCTTGATGGATAAGGAGGTTCGAACCGTTTTTTTCTGCCAATGTGCTCCGCGAAGAAAAAAATTCCAATAAAACATCGATATAAAAGACAAATCCATATATAATGAAAATGATTTTCAAAATCAAATACTTGATTGATGTTGTTCTTGAGAGAGAGGAGTTGCTGCTTCAATGCTTCGCAGATTTTTTTCTTACTATCGGCCTTATCGTGGATTATTTATCCTCGACTTCACGTGTGCAGTATTCGTTGCCTTGTTGGAGCTGGGATTTCCGCTTGCAGTGAACATGGTCGTCGATCAACTACTTCCGAGCAAGGATTGGAATATGATCGTGTGGGCGTGCATTGGACTTTTGGCTTTGTATGGTCTTAACGCCGGGATGAACTATGTCGTCACCTACTGGGGACATATGCTTGGAATTAATATCGAGACGGATATGCGGAAGAAGCTGTACGACCATATTCAAAAGCTCTCTTTCCGCTTTTTCGATAATACCAAGACGGGGCATCTGCTATCTCGTCTAACGAATGACTTGATGGAGATCGGGGAGGTCGCTCACCACGGTCCGGAAGATTTGTTTATCGCCGTGATGACGCTGATCGGTGCTTTTCTCCTGATGTTCAATATTAATGAAGAAATGGCGCTGCTTACGTTTTTGGTGATTCCGCTCTTGATATTCTTCGTCGTTCACTTCAACCGTAAAATGACGGGAGCGTTCCATCGCCTATATGGCGACATGGCGGATTTCAACGCACGTGTTGAGGACAACGTAGGCGGAATGCGCGTCGTACAAGCTTTTGCCAACGAGAAATTTGAAAACAAAAGATTCGCAGAGAACAACCAGCGTTTCCGGCTCACGAAGCTGTTGTCCTATAAAATCATGGCCCAAAATATTTCTGTCAGTTACGTCCTGATGCGTTTAGTCAATTTGTTTGTCCTGATTTGCGGTAGCTGGTTTGTTATTCAAGGGGAATTGACCTACGGTGAATTTGTCGCTTTCTTACTGTTAACGAATGTATTTTTCCGTCCCTTGGAGAAAATTAATGCGATTATCGAGAGCTATCCAAAAGGGATTGCCGGCTTCAAACGCTACATCGAAATCATGGACACAGCACCGGATATTGCGGATGCTCCAGATGCGATCCAGGTAGAGTCGCTGAAGGGCGATATCTCGTACAAGAATGTTTCGTTTAGCTACGACCAAGAGTCTTCTGTTTTGCAAAATATTGATTTGAACATCCGGGCGGGCGAGACCATTGCGTTTGTAGGCCCTTCTGGAGCAGGAAAAACCACGTTGTGCAGTCTCTTGCCGAGATTTTATGAGATCGACGGGGGCAGCATCTCCATTGATGGAATGGATATCCGCCAAATCACGTTAACGTCATTGCGTAGCCAAATCGGAATCGTTCAGCAAGATGTGTTCCTCTTTTCAGGGACGATTCGCGAAAATATCATGTATGGAAAACTAAACGCTTCAGAGGAAGAGATCTGGGAGGCAGCGCGTCTGGCTAAACTAGAGGAGTTTATCCGTTCTCAGCCTGCTGGTCTGGAGACGATTATTGGTGAACGCGGAGTCAAATTGTCCGGTGGTCAAAAACAAAGACTGGCGATTGCACGCATGTTTTTGAAAAACCCGCCGATCCTGATTTTGGATGAAGCTACCTCTGCACTTGATACCGAAACGGAGGCGGCGATCCAGCAGTCCTTGCAGGAACTGTCCAAAGGCCGTACGACATTGGTGATCGCCCACAGATTGGCTACCATTAAAAATGCAGATCGAATCATCGTTGTAACGGAACAAGGCATTACGGAGCAAGGAAGTCATGATCAGCTCTTGGCTCGTGAAGGCATCTACAGCAGACTGTATCAAGCACAGTTCGGTACGTACCTCGACCAGTCAAACAGCGTTTTTTCTTGATAATGAATAGAGAGGGAGATCATGATGCTAGAATGGGATGACGATTTTATCGCCCAACGGTTTGATATTTCTTCAAAACCGAGACCCAATGCCTTATTTTCGATGAAGGCAAGAGATTTGGTAGACCCGACACATATGAATGAGCTCGTACAAATCTATGCTCCGCTAATCAAGGCACATGAGCTGACTGCTGCTGGTACTTACATCAGCAGTTGGCTCACGAGCCCTTCTCTCGGTCTATCGTATATGATCTCTGTCTGGAATCGTGCACTTACCATGACACTGGATAATATGACGATTGAATTGTTTTACGAGGATGATTATCCGCAATTCGTCTTTGTGCTACCGGCGTATGAGATCGTAGAAGCGCCTACGAGCGAAGCAGAGCGCTCAATCTGGCTGAAGGAATGCTATCGTGCGTATTTTCAAGACTTCCTTCACCCGTTGCTCACGACTCTTGCAAAGGTAACGGGAAACCCAGAAGCGATGCTCTGGGGACAGTTCCCAACCAAGTTCAATTACCATACGGATGCTTTTGTGGCGTTGGTAGAACAGGATAGCATCAAGCAACAAGTGAAGGCTGATTACGATTTCCTCTGTAATCAGTTGGAAGGCGAGAGCTTTGGATTGCAAAAAAATCCATTTCGCGTGGGTGTGCGGTGGATCGAGGATATGCGTGACCCCCAAGCGAAAGTCCGGATTAAGAATCAATGCTGTTTGTATTATAAGACGGGGGAGCAAAAGTATTGCTATACCTGTCCGCGGATAAAAGAAGAAGAGCGCGCTCTGATGAGAATTCGTGCGTAGCTGACCCTTCCTTTGTGGAGGGTTTTTTCTATACACAGTAGACGTATGGACATGGGCTAGCCTCTTCCTATAAAGTAGAGTCAGGGGTAAAGTTGGAAAAATCAGAATGATTTCCAGGAAGGCGTGGTTCGTATACAGACAATGAACCAAAAGGAACTGGATCGCTACGTTCGAGATTTTCATCAAGCGGTTGTCAATCAGCAGCTTAGCCTTTATTATCAACCACTCTACGACCTGAGGACAGGCAAAATAATCGGAGCAGAAGCTCTGGTAAGATGGAACCATCATCAAAGAGGGCTACTGCCCCCGGAATGGGTATTTTGGTTAGCAGAAATGAGCGGGTTGATTCTTTTGGTAGAGGAATGGGTGATCAGAACGGCTTGCAAGCAGAACAAAGCTTGGCAGGACGCTGGACTACCACCTCTTGTGACATGCGTGAATCTGTCATCGTATACCCTGGAATCGGATCAGTTGGGTAGCCGGATTCAAGCGATCTTAGAAGAAACGAACCTGCGGCCTCACTATTTGGAGCTGGAATTTACCGAGGATTCTGCGAGAGATGGGGAGCGTACCATCGAAATTTTAGCAGAACTAAAAAGAATCGGGGTAAAAATCAGCTTGGATGATTTTGGGAAGGGCTATAGCAGTATTCAACATCTATCTCGCTTTGCCATGAACAAAATAAAAATCGATCAATCCTGTGTAAGGGAATGCATGAGTGATGTCACACAGGCGACCGTTATCAAAACCGTCATGGCGATGGCACGAAGTCTTGGCGTGCAAGTAACGGCAGAAGGTGTAGAGACGCAAGAGCAACTGGATTTTCTTTGGCAGCTTGGCTGTGATTCTGCTCAAGGATTTTGGTTTAGTGAGCCCATGCCTGCCGAAGACTTGGCTCGTGTGTTGAAGCGTGAGGAAAGGTTTAGGAACAGTGCATTTCTACTACTCAATGGTGGACAACACCGAGCTTTAGATACATACGAAATGGATCAGAATGAGCGAGGAGAAGTTCTTCGTAAGCAGCAACATGAGAATGAATCGACATATCGAATGATTGCAGAAAACTTGTCCGATATTATCGTGATCATCAATAGTCAGGGGATCATTACGTATATTTCGCCATCCGTTCAATCCGTTCTGGAGATCGCTCCTGATGAAGTTGTGAATCGACACCTGCTAGCTGTACTACCATTGGAAACGGGCAGGCTTGTTATGCAAACGATTCGTCAGATCACGGTAAAGAAGCAGCCTCGTCTCATTACATTTACTTGCCCGGACCGGAATGGCAAAAAGATCACGCTGGAGGCAAAAGGCACTCCGGTGATTCATGAAGAACATGAGGCGAACCAAGTCATCTTTATCATTCGAAATCACACGAAGCACGTGCAAACAGAAGAGTTTTTACAAAAAATAGACAAGCTCTCCGTCATAGGGCAAATGGCTGCCGGGGTTGCACACGAAATACGAAACCCGGTAACTTCTATCAAGGGCTTCGTACAATTGCTCCGTCGAGATCAATGGAAGAGAGAATATTTTGATATTATGCAGGCTGAATTTCACCAATTAGAGAGTGTCTTGCGAGAATACGTCTTTTTATCAAGAGAGTGCACAGAACCGTATGAAGCAAAAAATCTAGCGAGTTTGCTGCGACAGGTTACCCGATTGATGCAAGTGAAGCTAGAGTGTCATCATCTGGCGCTAGATGTCAAGGAAGTGGAAGGGACCGTGATTTGGTGCGATCAGAATCAAATTCAGCAGCTTTTCATGAACCTTCTGTCAAACGCCGTTGACTCGATGCAAGATGGTGGCACGATTCACATCGTGGCTGGGCGTAAAGAAAACGAGCAAGTAATGATTCGAATCATTGATCAAGGCTGCGGTATGGCGGAAGAACGGCTGAAACGACTAGGCGAGCCTTTTTATAGTACAAAGGAAAAAGGGACCGGGCTAGGACTCATGATATGTTATAAAATCATTCAAGCACACGACGGGTATATCCATTTTTCAAGTACCCCGAATAAAGGGACGACAGTGGAGGTTTCCTTTCCACTAGGAAAATCAAACCCAAGGCTCGATCCATAACGTGATCAGGCCTTGGGTTTTTCATCCTTCTTACTCTTTCTTTGTTTGGTTATCGGAAAATTGTTGTTGAACAGCTTCCAAAAAACGCAGCCATGCCTCGGGCAGCTTGGGCTCTTCTGTAGGACGGCGCATAGTGGAATTGCTGTCGTTTTGCTGCACTCGCTCCATTCTCCACCTATCCTTTCGAGTCTAGCCAATCATGACGCAGGGTGAACAAGTCCCGCAGCTCTTCTGTTGATAGCTCCGTGATCCAGCTTTCGCCCGTCCCGACAATTTGCTGGCTCAACGATAGCTTTCTCTCCATCATTTCATCAATGCGTTCCTCAATCGTCCCGAGCGAGATGAATTTGTAGACGTGAACATTGCGCTGCTGTCCTATGCGATGGGCCCGGTCAGTGGCCTGATTTTCTACCGCAGGATTCCACCAGCGATCTACGTGAATGACATGGTTGGCTTCCGTCAAGTTCAAGCCGGTTCCACCCGCGCGCAAGGAAAGAATGAAGATGGCTCCGCGTTCATCGTCCGGAAGTGTCTGGTCTTGAAAACGAGCGATCATCTCATCGCGTTTTTCTTTCTTCGTGGCTCCATTTAGGAAGTAGACAGGTCCATAAC is from Brevibacillus brevis and encodes:
- a CDS encoding SulP family inorganic anion transporter; this encodes MNLQQLKMEWFSNVRADVLAGITVALALIPEAIAFSIIAGVDPMVGLYASFCIAVIIAFVGGRPGMISAATGAMALLMITLVKEHGIEYLFAATVLTGILQLVLGACKIGRLMTFVPHTVVLGFVNALAILIFMAQLPHFIGASWVMYVMLAGTLAIIYLLPRLTKAVPSALVAIIVMTVISIWAGLDLRTVGDMGEITRQLPIFHFPSVPLNWETLMIILPYSFPLALVGILESLMTAAILDEMTDTRSNKNTEVKGQGIANIITGFFGGMAGCAMIGQSVINVKSGGRGRLSTLVAGVFLLFLILVLGDVVKQIPMAALVGVMVMVSIGTFNWQSIRDLRKIPVGDAVVMITTVIIVVATHDLAKGVISGVILSAVIFGWRMARLHATSYVSDTGEKVYAVSGQLFFGTMTHFVDLFSFQDDPQQIIIDFSRSHVWDLSAVTAISKVVEKYRQLDKFVVITGLNEESKRLIDRVGISTPAGH
- a CDS encoding winged helix-turn-helix transcriptional regulator; translation: MGKYNIPVEATLEVIGGKWKVVILCLLAKGTKRTSELKRAMPAITQKMLTQQLRELEADNIITRNVFQQVPPRVEYDLTEYGKTLSKVLDVMCEWGESHIENQLQKIVE
- a CDS encoding EAL domain-containing protein, which gives rise to MNQKELDRYVRDFHQAVVNQQLSLYYQPLYDLRTGKIIGAEALVRWNHHQRGLLPPEWVFWLAEMSGLILLVEEWVIRTACKQNKAWQDAGLPPLVTCVNLSSYTLESDQLGSRIQAILEETNLRPHYLELEFTEDSARDGERTIEILAELKRIGVKISLDDFGKGYSSIQHLSRFAMNKIKIDQSCVRECMSDVTQATVIKTVMAMARSLGVQVTAEGVETQEQLDFLWQLGCDSAQGFWFSEPMPAEDLARVLKREERFRNSAFLLLNGGQHRALDTYEMDQNERGEVLRKQQHENESTYRMIAENLSDIIVIINSQGIITYISPSVQSVLEIAPDEVVNRHLLAVLPLETGRLVMQTIRQITVKKQPRLITFTCPDRNGKKITLEAKGTPVIHEEHEANQVIFIIRNHTKHVQTEEFLQKIDKLSVIGQMAAGVAHEIRNPVTSIKGFVQLLRRDQWKREYFDIMQAEFHQLESVLREYVFLSRECTEPYEAKNLASLLRQVTRLMQVKLECHHLALDVKEVEGTVIWCDQNQIQQLFMNLLSNAVDSMQDGGTIHIVAGRKENEQVMIRIIDQGCGMAEERLKRLGEPFYSTKEKGTGLGLMICYKIIQAHDGYIHFSSTPNKGTTVEVSFPLGKSNPRLDP
- a CDS encoding Fe-S oxidoreductase, producing the protein MMLEWDDDFIAQRFDISSKPRPNALFSMKARDLVDPTHMNELVQIYAPLIKAHELTAAGTYISSWLTSPSLGLSYMISVWNRALTMTLDNMTIELFYEDDYPQFVFVLPAYEIVEAPTSEAERSIWLKECYRAYFQDFLHPLLTTLAKVTGNPEAMLWGQFPTKFNYHTDAFVALVEQDSIKQQVKADYDFLCNQLEGESFGLQKNPFRVGVRWIEDMRDPQAKVRIKNQCCLYYKTGEQKYCYTCPRIKEEERALMRIRA
- a CDS encoding MFS transporter, producing MEFSWKRNLIVLWIGVFFCSTAYSISIPFLPIFLHTSLGVNEHLEAWSGISFGITFLASALISPFWGSLADKYGRKPMLIRSGFSLALLYFLTYLITDPYLFLVLRIFQGLLAGYVPAAIALVATNTPEKNVGYALGIMATSGATGGIIGPLVGGVVSHVWGNAEAFIFSGFVVLVAALIATFFVKETNLNRSGSRSSVREDLRAALANRPLMSILGMSLMVTISVMLLEPLLTVYVMQLGASQQDASLSSGIIFAAVGIATVIAAPQWGKLGTKVGYSKILFIGLMGGAIGNLLQFFFTNLYGFGILRFAYGLFFAAVYPSINAMIVKVSEPEFRGRAFSLNQSSTQLATMMGPIIGGFLGGLIPIRFVFIINGIALLITAIMIRSKRSQLAGQPMKQQSTERQLATK
- a CDS encoding ABC transporter ATP-binding protein gives rise to the protein MLRRFFSYYRPYRGLFILDFTCAVFVALLELGFPLAVNMVVDQLLPSKDWNMIVWACIGLLALYGLNAGMNYVVTYWGHMLGINIETDMRKKLYDHIQKLSFRFFDNTKTGHLLSRLTNDLMEIGEVAHHGPEDLFIAVMTLIGAFLLMFNINEEMALLTFLVIPLLIFFVVHFNRKMTGAFHRLYGDMADFNARVEDNVGGMRVVQAFANEKFENKRFAENNQRFRLTKLLSYKIMAQNISVSYVLMRLVNLFVLICGSWFVIQGELTYGEFVAFLLLTNVFFRPLEKINAIIESYPKGIAGFKRYIEIMDTAPDIADAPDAIQVESLKGDISYKNVSFSYDQESSVLQNIDLNIRAGETIAFVGPSGAGKTTLCSLLPRFYEIDGGSISIDGMDIRQITLTSLRSQIGIVQQDVFLFSGTIRENIMYGKLNASEEEIWEAARLAKLEEFIRSQPAGLETIIGERGVKLSGGQKQRLAIARMFLKNPPILILDEATSALDTETEAAIQQSLQELSKGRTTLVIAHRLATIKNADRIIVVTEQGITEQGSHDQLLAREGIYSRLYQAQFGTYLDQSNSVFS
- a CDS encoding P1 family peptidase, encoding MPKDWKDAKQGQEKDEELLVKPSVTRRKFLQKTAMLGLAAAVPASLLTLGTAIGQETTGEEGSSSKNGSPRIPKLASGTIVDVPGVKVGQVQNEEALTGCTVIVLEKGSACGVDVRGSAPGTRETDLLNPINSVQEVNAVVLTGGSAYGLDAASGVMRYMEEQGQGYNVGVGVVPIIPAAVIFDLSIGSAKIRPDQQMGYEAARLASKQPVQQGNVGAGTGATVGKMAGMKRAMKGGLGTASRRLPNGLVVGAIVAVNAVGEVRLPSTGEILAGARGEDSNIRDSLSWMIDAATPPVPAGTNTTIAVVASNANLNKVQANKVAQMAHNGLAKTIHPVHTMSDGDTIFAIATGGVDASVNLVGTLSVEVLAEAVVNAILSAKGAGGVPAYQDLR
- a CDS encoding NADP-dependent oxidoreductase, producing MRGIGIKQYGGIQQLAEIELPTKPIGPDDLLISIKASGVNPVDWKVREGLLQADFPFELPLILGWDAAGTVTAVGTNVQDFQIGDDVFFRPELDREGTYADEIVVPANIVAPIPRGLSYAEAASLPLVGLTVWQALVEVGKVQAEEKVLVLGGSGGIGSMAIQLAKALGAYVATTTSSKNSDYVRELGADEVIVYDQGPLHTSTQFTFMLDTLGGEAYGEALTFMKRQGRVATIIGERDAKKPSFADAVEKERELDVTFVFTRPDGVNMNHIRELVEAKHVKPSLMKIYPLTIQGVRDAHLFSQTGRVRGKIVLVHS